One segment of Desulfovibrio inopinatus DSM 10711 DNA contains the following:
- a CDS encoding phenylacetate--CoA ligase family protein — MVLEAAQRLTRDAISQCQLARFNTVLKRAVRSPFYADRLGEVGATDVPLPSLDHVNDLPFTTKDDLRASYPHGMLAVPKEHLVRMHASSGTTGTPTAIFHTQNDLNSWAELMARCMHMVGLRPSDVFINMSGYGLFTGGLGIHNGAERLGCLTIPSGAGNSRRQIKLIEDFQATAVHIIPSYALHLASVISDMGRNPADLSLRIALIGAEPHTDGIRRRIEELYGVKAYNSYGLSEMNGPGVAFECEYQDGLHVWEDAFYLEVINPETGEVLPDGELGELVLTSLCREGMPIIRYRTRDLTRILPEPCPCGRVHRRIERIAGRSDDMMIVKGVNIYPMQIERVLMQIGEVGDNYVIERYRDGFMDNIRVRVEVREEFFVEDMRALTGLQKRISSSLRDEILITPKVELVEPKSLPKSEGKAHRVVDLREDNA, encoded by the coding sequence GTGGTTCTTGAAGCGGCGCAACGTCTTACGCGAGATGCTATTTCCCAGTGTCAACTCGCCCGGTTCAATACGGTTCTCAAACGTGCAGTCCGTTCCCCATTTTATGCAGATCGTCTCGGCGAAGTGGGCGCAACGGACGTGCCCTTGCCGTCACTTGATCACGTAAATGATTTGCCGTTTACCACAAAAGATGACCTGCGTGCTTCCTACCCTCATGGAATGCTTGCTGTTCCCAAAGAACACCTTGTTCGTATGCACGCGTCTTCAGGAACCACGGGGACGCCTACAGCAATTTTTCATACGCAAAACGATCTCAATAGCTGGGCGGAACTCATGGCCCGGTGCATGCATATGGTTGGACTACGTCCTTCCGATGTGTTCATCAATATGAGTGGGTATGGTTTGTTCACGGGAGGACTCGGCATTCATAATGGCGCCGAACGTTTGGGATGCCTGACGATTCCTTCCGGAGCAGGCAACAGCCGACGTCAGATTAAGTTGATTGAAGACTTTCAGGCCACGGCTGTGCATATCATTCCATCGTATGCGTTGCATCTCGCGTCGGTTATCTCGGACATGGGGCGCAATCCGGCGGATCTTTCTTTGCGTATTGCACTTATCGGTGCCGAGCCGCATACCGATGGCATCCGCAGACGCATTGAAGAACTCTATGGAGTGAAAGCGTACAACTCTTACGGTCTGTCCGAAATGAATGGACCAGGCGTGGCGTTCGAATGTGAGTATCAAGATGGCCTGCATGTCTGGGAAGATGCATTTTATCTTGAAGTTATCAATCCGGAGACCGGTGAAGTTCTCCCTGACGGCGAACTCGGTGAACTCGTGTTGACGAGTTTGTGCCGGGAAGGCATGCCCATTATTCGTTATCGCACACGGGATTTGACGCGAATTTTGCCAGAGCCTTGCCCATGTGGGCGCGTTCATCGACGGATTGAACGTATTGCAGGACGAAGCGATGACATGATGATCGTTAAAGGCGTCAATATCTATCCGATGCAGATTGAGCGCGTTCTGATGCAGATTGGCGAAGTTGGGGATAATTATGTCATCGAACGGTATCGTGACGGGTTTATGGATAATATTCGCGTCCGGGTGGAAGTTCGCGAGGAGTTTTTTGTTGAGGATATGCGCGCGTTGACCGGTCTGCAAAAGCGTATTTCTTCCAGCTTGCGTGACGAAATTCTCATCACTCCAAAAGTGGAATTGGTTGAACCAAAAAGCTTGCCGAAAAGCGAAGGGAAGGCGCATCGCGTTGTTGACCTTCGAGAGGACAATGCATGA
- the dnaB gene encoding replicative DNA helicase, whose amino-acid sequence MSSSTSVSADLLRKVPPQNQEAEQAVLGGILLKNSVLHSLIDELSEDDFYSPVHKTIYQACLELNRQNIAIDLVTLADGLEKSGQLEEVGGLTYLAELAESTVSAANAVFHAKIVREKSVLRRLIGASADIIESCFESGEDVESILDEAEQSIFSIADAKTSKSLESSKNLIDRVFKQLEERAAQNELVTGVPTGYYNFDEITAGLQPSDLLIVAGRPSMGKTAFALNVAMRAAGLYDVPVAIFSLEMSMEQLMQRMLCSWGKVDLSKLRRGRLGDDEWSRLYEAANSLAPAKIFIDDTPAINTMEMRARCRRLKAEHGLGLILVDYLQLMRASRRIESREQEISEISRTLKGLAKELNVPVVALSQLNRKVEERSDKRPMMSDLRESGAIEQDADIIIFLYREAAYKKREELTPEDNVAEIIIAKQRNGPTGVVKLTFFKEYTAFENLADIPPPSEYGASG is encoded by the coding sequence ATGTCGTCCTCAACCAGTGTTTCCGCTGATCTTCTGCGTAAGGTTCCCCCTCAGAACCAGGAAGCCGAACAGGCGGTTCTGGGGGGGATTCTCCTCAAGAATTCCGTCCTGCATTCGCTCATCGACGAGCTTTCCGAAGACGATTTCTATTCGCCCGTTCATAAAACAATTTATCAAGCTTGCTTGGAGCTTAACCGGCAAAATATCGCCATTGACTTAGTGACATTGGCTGATGGGCTGGAAAAAAGCGGTCAGCTTGAAGAAGTCGGCGGCCTGACCTATTTGGCCGAATTGGCTGAATCCACCGTCAGTGCAGCCAATGCAGTCTTTCACGCCAAAATTGTTCGCGAAAAATCGGTTTTACGTCGTCTTATCGGTGCTTCAGCCGATATCATTGAAAGTTGTTTCGAGTCGGGCGAAGACGTTGAATCCATTCTGGATGAAGCCGAGCAAAGCATTTTTTCAATTGCCGATGCCAAGACCAGCAAAAGCCTGGAATCCAGCAAAAATCTCATTGATCGGGTCTTTAAACAGCTTGAAGAGCGGGCTGCCCAAAACGAACTCGTGACGGGTGTTCCTACCGGCTATTATAATTTTGATGAAATAACGGCTGGTCTCCAACCGTCCGACCTCCTTATCGTTGCCGGTCGACCCAGTATGGGGAAGACGGCATTTGCCCTCAACGTGGCTATGCGTGCCGCCGGATTATATGATGTTCCCGTGGCCATCTTCTCTTTGGAAATGTCCATGGAGCAGCTCATGCAGCGCATGCTGTGTTCGTGGGGCAAGGTCGATCTGAGTAAATTGCGGCGCGGACGCCTTGGAGACGATGAATGGTCTCGTTTGTATGAAGCGGCCAACAGCTTGGCTCCGGCTAAAATTTTTATTGATGATACGCCTGCCATTAACACCATGGAGATGCGTGCCCGATGTCGTCGGCTGAAAGCCGAACACGGCCTCGGACTTATTCTTGTCGACTACCTGCAGCTTATGCGTGCCTCACGTCGTATTGAGTCACGTGAGCAGGAAATTTCCGAAATTTCACGTACTCTCAAAGGGCTGGCCAAAGAGCTCAATGTTCCTGTGGTCGCTTTGTCGCAGTTGAACCGGAAAGTGGAAGAGCGGAGCGACAAACGCCCCATGATGTCGGATTTGCGTGAATCCGGCGCCATTGAACAAGATGCTGATATTATTATTTTCCTCTATCGCGAAGCGGCCTACAAAAAGCGTGAAGAACTTACACCTGAAGACAACGTTGCCGAAATTATCATAGCAAAACAACGCAATGGTCCGACAGGGGTCGTGAAGCTGACCTTTTTCAAGGAATACACTGCGTTCGAGAATCTGGCCGATATTCCCCCTCCATCCGAGTATGGCGCATCAGGCTAA
- the rplI gene encoding 50S ribosomal protein L9 — MKLILRADIENLGRLGEIVTVKPGYGRNYLVPQGLAMLATEGNQKVFEQERRKLQEKMDSIRFSAQETADKIKAAPITIEVRVGEGDKLYGSVTTANIADALTEAGIEIDRRKIVLDDPIRSLGVYSIQVRLHPDVQAEIALTVKRHGLDEVEEEPVVEAPVETAEPVEESGQAEETAE, encoded by the coding sequence ATGAAACTCATCTTACGCGCCGATATTGAAAATCTCGGCCGGCTTGGCGAGATTGTGACGGTCAAGCCCGGCTATGGACGCAATTACCTTGTGCCGCAAGGCCTGGCGATGCTCGCTACCGAAGGCAACCAGAAAGTGTTTGAGCAAGAGCGTCGCAAGCTCCAGGAAAAAATGGATTCTATCCGTTTTTCGGCTCAGGAAACAGCAGACAAGATCAAGGCTGCTCCTATCACGATCGAAGTGCGTGTTGGCGAAGGCGACAAACTGTACGGTTCTGTTACCACCGCCAATATTGCCGATGCCTTGACGGAAGCCGGCATTGAAATCGATCGCCGCAAAATCGTGCTGGACGACCCCATCCGTTCCTTGGGTGTGTACTCGATCCAAGTCCGGTTACATCCTGATGTTCAGGCCGAAATCGCCCTGACCGTCAAACGTCACGGTCTCGACGAAGTCGAAGAAGAGCCGGTTGTCGAAGCGCCGGTCGAAACGGCTGAACCCGTCGAAGAAAGTGGACAAGCCGAAGAAACCGCAGAATAA
- the rpsR gene encoding 30S ribosomal protein S18 — MAFKKRFTPRKKFCRFCANKNLPVDYKRADILKDFITDRGKIIARRITGTCAKCQRRLTVEIKRARQMALIYYTATHSTEFKKKMR, encoded by the coding sequence ATGGCATTCAAAAAGCGTTTTACTCCCAGAAAGAAGTTCTGCCGGTTCTGCGCCAATAAAAACCTGCCGGTGGATTACAAGCGTGCTGATATCCTGAAGGATTTCATTACCGACCGCGGTAAAATTATCGCTCGCCGCATTACCGGCACCTGTGCTAAATGTCAGCGGCGGTTGACGGTGGAGATCAAACGCGCCCGCCAGATGGCTCTGATCTACTACACCGCCACGCACAGCACTGAATTTAAAAAGAAAATGCGCTAG
- the rpsF gene encoding 30S ribosomal protein S6: MRKYELLLLFSPELTAENRQEITENLTNVLAREQGSMLELDDWGMRDLAYPVQKKMRGHYTRYEFAAPATAIAELERIIRITDGIMKFITVKLEDKFEAKEEA; this comes from the coding sequence ATGCGAAAGTATGAATTGCTTCTGTTGTTCAGCCCTGAGCTGACAGCGGAAAACCGTCAGGAAATCACCGAAAACCTGACCAATGTTCTTGCCCGTGAACAGGGCTCCATGCTGGAATTGGATGATTGGGGTATGCGCGATTTGGCCTATCCCGTACAGAAAAAAATGCGTGGTCACTACACGCGTTACGAATTTGCCGCTCCTGCTACCGCCATTGCCGAACTCGAGCGTATTATCCGCATTACGGACGGCATTATGAAATTCATCACCGTCAAACTCGAAGACAAGTTCGAGGCGAAGGAGGAGGCGTAA
- a CDS encoding PP2C family protein-serine/threonine phosphatase codes for MKIRWKIFIALLLLVLPPLLLGRLYSVVETRHFGKTLSDQAAVELAQYASAELKQTVTLYSEALSESKALMEIAVLLLGHEAERLLTGEQLDPEQITIEERFAGTGSVIQSPPLPPSLTSTNTGPSPLKSAQIQFLFPPATDEAPFATDKQRLSELSPLYSKLTSENPNTVLWCFTLLTNGLMAVYPPQADIPDDFNPKRLLQDEFQILRNETHWTLVRDPFTRKTALTAFTPIYTPQNSIIGITGVTLPIDQLLLDDDLSRRWSGTVQSLLVVPEEPLSSKAASTQPSLIVVANHDFTKATESWKTPTSPYPIQLDDNAMRTIMSSFSTLQAGALEASYDGVPSIIAFKPLSQGNIALVVVIARDVMLKRSTEAEHAIMASISEILRTTGIFVLASILLVFLLAYFGSRVVTRPIANLVTAALRLAAGDFQAQAPVASRDELGELAQTFNSMVGQLRERIKLKDDLSLAMEVQQHLLPTAAATCPGFDIAGTCLYNDETGGDYYDYLPRVEDGIGVVVGDVTGHGIQAALLMASARSFLRAQAATHQDAAKIITSTNALLSIDTENLGRFVTLFFLEITPQNDTVQYISAGHDPALVYRHTNKTFEEFAGDGVPLGIMPEWDYAPTRTAVLTSGDIVVLATDGVWEARNPEKEFYGKSRLQRCIAAHVTASANDLVVAIMHDLALFRQDAPQADDITVVVIKRLND; via the coding sequence ATGAAAATTCGCTGGAAAATATTTATCGCCTTACTGCTGCTTGTTTTACCCCCATTGCTGCTTGGAAGACTCTATTCCGTTGTGGAAACACGCCATTTTGGGAAAACCTTGTCAGACCAGGCAGCCGTCGAACTTGCTCAGTATGCTTCAGCGGAACTCAAGCAAACCGTAACTCTCTACAGTGAGGCCTTGTCTGAATCGAAAGCACTTATGGAGATCGCCGTCCTTTTACTTGGTCATGAAGCCGAACGCTTGCTCACGGGAGAGCAGCTTGATCCGGAGCAGATCACGATTGAAGAACGATTTGCCGGCACAGGCTCCGTTATTCAATCCCCCCCGCTACCTCCTTCTTTGACATCGACCAATACGGGCCCCTCTCCATTAAAATCGGCCCAAATACAATTTCTTTTTCCACCAGCAACCGATGAGGCACCATTTGCCACCGACAAGCAACGACTCTCCGAACTGTCTCCACTCTACTCAAAACTCACCTCTGAGAATCCTAACACCGTTCTGTGGTGCTTCACCTTATTAACGAATGGCCTTATGGCTGTGTACCCTCCTCAGGCCGATATCCCTGATGACTTCAATCCCAAACGTCTCCTTCAGGACGAATTTCAGATTTTGCGCAACGAAACTCACTGGACGCTTGTCCGCGATCCATTTACCCGAAAGACCGCTCTCACGGCCTTTACCCCGATTTACACCCCTCAGAATTCCATCATTGGTATCACGGGAGTTACCCTTCCCATCGATCAGCTCCTTCTTGATGACGACTTATCCCGACGATGGTCGGGAACAGTGCAATCACTCCTTGTTGTCCCGGAAGAGCCTCTTTCGTCGAAAGCAGCCAGCACACAACCATCATTGATCGTTGTGGCCAACCATGACTTCACAAAAGCGACAGAGTCATGGAAAACACCGACCTCTCCTTACCCGATTCAACTCGATGACAACGCAATGCGGACAATCATGTCCTCATTTTCCACCTTGCAAGCCGGAGCATTGGAAGCTTCCTATGATGGTGTGCCGTCAATTATTGCCTTCAAGCCGTTAAGCCAAGGCAACATCGCGCTTGTGGTTGTTATTGCGCGAGATGTCATGCTCAAACGCTCAACCGAGGCTGAACATGCCATCATGGCCTCCATATCAGAAATACTGCGAACAACCGGTATATTCGTCCTTGCGTCCATCCTTTTGGTCTTTCTTTTGGCGTACTTTGGTTCGCGTGTCGTAACTCGTCCTATCGCAAATCTGGTAACAGCGGCTCTTCGCTTGGCAGCTGGAGACTTCCAAGCACAGGCACCGGTTGCCTCACGAGATGAATTGGGAGAGCTGGCGCAGACCTTCAACAGTATGGTGGGACAACTTCGGGAGCGTATAAAGCTCAAAGATGATCTTTCCTTGGCAATGGAAGTACAACAACATCTCTTGCCGACAGCAGCCGCCACATGCCCGGGGTTCGATATCGCCGGAACGTGTCTTTATAACGATGAAACCGGCGGCGACTATTACGATTATCTCCCACGTGTTGAGGATGGTATTGGCGTTGTTGTCGGCGACGTGACCGGTCATGGGATTCAAGCCGCCCTCCTTATGGCGTCGGCTCGTTCGTTTCTTCGGGCTCAAGCAGCGACGCATCAAGATGCTGCGAAGATAATTACTTCAACCAATGCACTCCTCAGTATTGATACAGAAAATTTAGGGCGTTTCGTCACCCTCTTTTTTCTTGAAATTACCCCACAAAACGACACGGTCCAATACATCAGCGCCGGGCATGATCCTGCGCTTGTTTACCGCCATACAAATAAAACATTCGAAGAATTTGCCGGAGATGGGGTTCCCCTTGGGATTATGCCAGAATGGGACTATGCACCGACACGCACCGCAGTACTCACTTCAGGAGATATTGTTGTTCTCGCAACAGATGGAGTGTGGGAAGCACGAAATCCGGAAAAGGAATTTTATGGAAAATCACGCCTGCAACGTTGCATTGCAGCCCATGTCACGGCGTCGGCAAACGATCTCGTTGTAGCAATTATGCACGATCTCGCCCTCTTTCGACAGGATGCACCGCAAGCCGATGACATTACAGTTGTCGTCATCAAACGTCTCAACGATTAA
- a CDS encoding dynamin family protein, producing the protein MTNELLHQHFLERRSILSGLVSELIDLTSETDRADLKETAIGLLANLNEPFLFVVVGEVKTGKSSFVNALLGSDICPVAPDPCTDRIQMIMYGVQESENEISPHLKHIYMPNEILRDIAIVDTPGIDSIIEHHQEITERFIPRSDLVLFVFSAINPYSKSAWDFLELVSDEWKRKLLFVLNQADLASEKQIEVNTTQVRQQAIKRNIKEPKLFLTAAALEKNDPEHSGIKDVRAYIRDMITGGRHHARKIESVAESAMHVLQAIVVGLKDQFGALEQDRKEVESIKKRLKSAQKSSRREVEALIARVSGAYVRLSGRLLDDFESELGFHRMVSRSMSGLFKRKNSPESFITEINTRFEEDLSREVEAITRQGADHVSEALVEALRMLIEELRSSRNRTSGRIDLAAVGKQREHVIEEVISRLRTFLTQDDISTRFHPSDISKMDPKAAMGGVLVLLGTVFAVSIQSAVVDITGGVVAASGMLMAGSALVWNRPRLVRKVRTRLSEEGVRLEEELRERLASQIDFIFRDLKSRFTPFYQNVEERGEKLVALQGAEENLSQRLRDAMRTFHETSNEKL; encoded by the coding sequence ATGACGAATGAATTACTGCATCAGCATTTTCTCGAGCGACGTTCAATTTTGTCCGGCTTGGTGTCAGAGCTCATTGATTTGACTTCCGAGACAGACAGAGCGGACCTTAAAGAAACCGCCATAGGTTTGCTGGCCAATTTGAACGAACCGTTTCTTTTTGTTGTGGTCGGGGAAGTCAAAACCGGCAAAAGCAGCTTTGTCAATGCATTGCTTGGAAGTGACATTTGTCCCGTTGCGCCAGATCCATGTACAGATCGTATTCAAATGATCATGTACGGGGTTCAGGAATCCGAAAACGAGATTTCGCCGCATCTTAAGCATATCTATATGCCCAATGAGATTTTGCGCGATATCGCTATCGTGGACACTCCCGGCATCGACAGTATTATTGAGCACCATCAAGAAATAACCGAACGTTTCATTCCGCGAAGTGACCTTGTGTTATTCGTTTTTTCGGCAATCAATCCTTACTCCAAATCGGCATGGGATTTTCTGGAGTTAGTCAGCGATGAATGGAAACGGAAGCTTTTATTTGTTCTCAACCAGGCAGATTTGGCCAGCGAAAAACAAATCGAAGTCAACACGACACAAGTGCGGCAACAAGCCATCAAGCGGAATATCAAAGAACCGAAACTTTTTTTAACCGCCGCCGCATTAGAGAAAAACGATCCGGAGCATAGTGGAATCAAAGACGTTCGGGCGTATATTCGTGACATGATTACTGGCGGTCGGCACCATGCGAGAAAAATTGAATCCGTTGCCGAGTCGGCTATGCATGTCCTTCAAGCTATTGTTGTAGGCTTAAAGGATCAGTTCGGAGCGTTGGAGCAAGATCGCAAAGAAGTAGAGAGCATTAAAAAGCGACTGAAATCGGCGCAGAAATCGTCACGACGTGAAGTTGAAGCCCTTATTGCGAGAGTATCGGGAGCCTACGTTCGACTGAGTGGGCGGCTTCTTGATGACTTTGAAAGCGAGCTGGGTTTTCATCGTATGGTATCACGAAGCATGTCCGGTCTGTTTAAGCGGAAAAATTCTCCTGAATCGTTTATTACCGAAATAAATACTCGGTTCGAAGAGGATCTTTCTCGAGAAGTCGAAGCCATTACTCGACAAGGTGCTGATCATGTCTCGGAGGCGTTGGTAGAGGCTCTACGTATGCTTATTGAGGAGCTGCGTTCCAGCCGCAATCGCACATCAGGACGTATTGATCTGGCGGCCGTGGGGAAGCAGCGGGAACACGTTATTGAAGAAGTCATCTCTCGCTTGCGCACTTTTTTGACACAGGATGATATCTCTACCCGCTTTCATCCCAGTGATATTTCCAAGATGGACCCTAAAGCGGCAATGGGAGGAGTGCTTGTTCTTCTCGGGACGGTTTTTGCCGTATCGATTCAAAGTGCCGTTGTCGACATCACCGGAGGAGTTGTGGCGGCATCCGGGATGCTTATGGCTGGATCGGCGCTTGTTTGGAACAGACCACGTCTTGTCCGTAAGGTTCGTACACGCCTGTCGGAAGAAGGAGTACGGTTGGAAGAAGAACTGCGGGAGCGTTTAGCAAGTCAGATCGACTTTATCTTCCGTGACCTCAAGAGTCGGTTTACCCCTTTCTATCAGAATGTTGAGGAACGAGGAGAAAAACTCGTTGCACTCCAAGGAGCGGAAGAGAATCTCTCCCAGCGTCTACGCGATGCCATGAGGACGTTTCACGAAACGTCGAACGAAAAATTATAG
- a CDS encoding STAS domain-containing protein gives MDLVAKDVNDIAVLEIQGRLDSNTSKVLEDKVTELLGQNTKKMLMDFNGVDYINSTGLRVLLLTLQQLKKREGRLVLCSIKDYMKEVFDISGYTEIFPIYPSQDEGLKDLS, from the coding sequence ATGGATCTTGTTGCGAAAGATGTGAATGATATTGCTGTACTTGAAATCCAAGGTCGCCTTGACAGCAATACGTCGAAGGTTCTTGAAGATAAAGTGACCGAATTGTTAGGGCAGAATACGAAAAAAATGTTGATGGATTTTAATGGTGTAGACTACATCAACAGTACGGGGCTTCGTGTCCTTTTGCTTACGCTTCAGCAATTGAAGAAGCGAGAAGGGCGCCTTGTTTTGTGTTCCATCAAAGATTACATGAAAGAAGTCTTTGATATTTCTGGATATACAGAAATTTTTCCTATTTACCCGAGTCAAGATGAGGGTCTTAAGGATCTTTCCTGA
- a CDS encoding ATP-binding protein → MTNAISFRIENALPSLEQVAEHVEAFCSENGFTPKDTYHIRLVLDELLTNVIQYGYTDNVVHFILVNLASDGEVLTVHIEDDAARFNLLEVPEPDVHAPIEDRPIGGLGIHLVQKLMNSIRYERIGNKNRITLKKRICSTETGGKCDGSCCERCE, encoded by the coding sequence ATGACAAACGCCATATCGTTTCGCATTGAGAATGCGTTACCCAGCCTGGAACAGGTCGCTGAACACGTCGAGGCGTTTTGTAGCGAAAACGGCTTTACGCCGAAAGATACCTACCATATACGCTTAGTCTTGGACGAGCTTCTCACCAACGTCATTCAATATGGCTATACGGACAATGTGGTCCATTTTATATTGGTCAATCTGGCAAGCGATGGAGAAGTCTTGACTGTGCACATTGAAGACGATGCTGCACGATTCAATTTACTGGAAGTTCCCGAACCTGACGTTCATGCACCGATTGAAGATCGGCCTATTGGGGGCTTGGGAATACATCTTGTGCAGAAGCTGATGAACAGTATCCGATATGAACGCATCGGAAATAAGAACAGAATAACTTTGAAAAAGCGGATATGTTCCACAGAAACAGGGGGCAAATGTGATGGATCTTGTTGCGAAAGATGTGAATGA
- a CDS encoding YkgJ family cysteine cluster protein — protein MSDHDATDRFLKSLPELNPGESFQFACHPEVPCFNACCSDLTLMLTPYDVYRLRQALHLTSQEFINNYATLTHSPDTGFPMLHLNMEDNAQKSCPFVTAKGCAVYPNRPGACRTYPLGRATRLDNEDNIIEQFFIVQEPHCRGFEQSQNWTSAEWLKDQDLATYNEFNDKYMRLMALARDKRVRLNPKQTNMAFLAQYNLDGFRGFLDEIGILDRLNIEDARKQAILKDDLECLIFGLEWLGLVFFGENRHLRP, from the coding sequence ATGTCTGACCACGACGCAACTGACCGTTTTTTAAAAAGCCTCCCCGAACTCAATCCGGGAGAATCATTCCAATTTGCTTGCCACCCAGAAGTTCCGTGCTTCAATGCTTGCTGTAGCGACCTCACACTTATGCTCACTCCGTACGACGTGTATCGTCTTCGTCAGGCTTTACACCTGACCAGCCAGGAGTTCATTAATAATTACGCGACACTCACACATTCTCCAGACACGGGTTTCCCTATGCTTCATTTGAATATGGAGGATAACGCCCAAAAAAGCTGTCCGTTTGTGACTGCAAAGGGATGCGCTGTCTACCCGAATCGTCCTGGAGCATGTCGCACCTATCCTCTGGGTCGAGCCACACGCCTCGACAACGAAGACAATATTATCGAACAATTTTTCATTGTCCAGGAACCGCATTGCCGTGGATTCGAACAATCCCAAAACTGGACCTCGGCTGAATGGCTCAAAGATCAGGATCTTGCCACTTACAACGAATTCAACGATAAATATATGCGTCTTATGGCTCTGGCTCGCGACAAACGTGTCCGTCTCAACCCGAAACAGACCAACATGGCCTTCCTCGCGCAATATAACCTGGATGGGTTTCGTGGATTTTTGGACGAAATCGGCATTCTCGACCGCTTGAACATTGAGGATGCACGGAAACAAGCGATTCTCAAAGACGATCTGGAATGTCTTATTTTTGGTCTGGAATGGTTAGGACTGGTCTTTTTTGGAGAAAACCGCCACCTTCGTCCATAA
- the rfaE2 gene encoding D-glycero-beta-D-manno-heptose 1-phosphate adenylyltransferase → MHIDNHAQKIVDCETCIALLRPRRERETIVFTNGCFDLLHPGHVDLLERARAFGHILVLGLNTDSSVQRLKGPSRPVTPLADRALVLSGLSSVDYIVAFDEDTPFELISKIAPDVLIKGGDYTLDQIVGRDVVEQRGGTVYSLPLLPGYSTTATIARILQRIADKDSATES, encoded by the coding sequence ATGCACATTGACAACCACGCCCAGAAGATCGTCGACTGCGAGACATGCATTGCATTGCTCCGTCCTCGGCGAGAACGTGAAACAATTGTGTTCACGAACGGATGCTTCGACCTGCTCCACCCTGGCCATGTCGATCTTCTGGAGCGGGCTCGGGCTTTTGGGCATATCCTTGTTCTTGGACTCAATACAGACAGCTCTGTCCAACGACTGAAAGGCCCTTCACGTCCGGTAACACCGCTTGCCGACCGCGCACTGGTATTGTCCGGTCTTTCCAGTGTGGACTATATCGTTGCTTTCGACGAAGACACCCCATTTGAACTCATAAGCAAAATAGCCCCCGATGTCCTTATCAAAGGCGGGGATTATACGCTCGATCAGATTGTCGGACGAGATGTGGTAGAACAACGAGGAGGTACGGTCTATAGCTTACCGCTTCTTCCTGGATACTCAACCACAGCCACCATTGCCCGCATTCTGCAACGCATTGCCGATAAGGACAGTGCCACAGAATCGTAG
- the upp gene encoding uracil phosphoribosyltransferase, giving the protein MPVHVVDHPLVRHKLGLLREKNISTKTFRALANEVARLLTYEALKDLRTETISIEGWAGPVEVEQIKGKKITVLPILRAGVGMMDGVLDMIPSAKISVVGMYRNEDTLEPVSYYVKLANSIEERTALILDPMLATGGTLIATIDLLKKAGCKTIKGLFLVVAPEGLAKLEERHPDVEIYTAAIDERLNEVGYILPGLGDAGDKIFGTK; this is encoded by the coding sequence ATGCCCGTACATGTTGTTGATCATCCATTGGTAAGGCATAAACTCGGACTTCTCCGAGAAAAAAACATCAGCACGAAAACGTTCCGCGCATTGGCCAATGAAGTCGCCAGATTGCTCACGTATGAAGCGTTGAAAGATCTGCGTACAGAAACCATTTCTATCGAAGGTTGGGCCGGACCGGTTGAAGTTGAACAGATCAAAGGGAAAAAAATAACCGTCCTTCCCATTCTTCGAGCAGGTGTCGGCATGATGGATGGCGTTCTGGATATGATTCCCAGCGCGAAAATCAGTGTTGTCGGCATGTATCGGAATGAAGATACACTGGAACCGGTGAGCTATTATGTCAAACTCGCCAACTCGATTGAGGAACGTACAGCCCTCATCCTCGACCCCATGCTTGCCACTGGTGGTACTTTGATCGCCACCATTGACCTGCTCAAAAAGGCGGGTTGTAAAACAATCAAAGGATTGTTTCTCGTTGTCGCTCCTGAAGGCCTTGCCAAATTGGAAGAACGCCATCCCGATGTGGAAATTTATACGGCAGCCATTGACGAGCGGCTCAACGAAGTCGGCTATATTTTACCTGGTCTCGGTGATGCCGGAGACAAAATTTTCGGAACAAAATAG